From Arcobacter sp. CECT 8983, the proteins below share one genomic window:
- the prmC gene encoding peptide chain release factor N(5)-glutamine methyltransferase, whose protein sequence is MTIKEIVRDYSKQLKEVTHIPAKEVEILICYILDKNNIWLHLNYNNEFTEIKQLEKLVEKRKKDYPLEYLIKRASFYGESFLVKENVLIPRPETELLVDNAVEILKDTKNKTVLEIGTGSGIISVMLALLIKDIKIIAVDINDDAIALAKQNAKKHKVEDKITFVKSDLYTNISEDQEIYMTISNPPYIANNYKLPANVKYEPRNALFGGEVGDELLKEIIEQTSKRDIKYLLCEMGYDQKKPLENYLNNFEIKDYSFYQDYEKFDRGFTIEFKKI, encoded by the coding sequence ATGACAATAAAAGAAATTGTAAGAGATTATTCTAAACAATTAAAAGAAGTAACTCATATTCCAGCAAAAGAAGTTGAAATATTAATATGTTATATTTTAGACAAAAACAATATATGGTTACATCTTAATTATAATAATGAATTTACAGAAATAAAACAATTAGAAAAGTTAGTAGAAAAAAGAAAAAAAGATTACCCTTTAGAGTATTTAATTAAAAGAGCATCTTTTTATGGAGAAAGTTTTTTAGTAAAAGAGAATGTTTTAATTCCAAGACCAGAAACTGAACTTCTTGTTGACAATGCCGTTGAAATTTTAAAAGATACTAAAAATAAAACAGTTTTAGAAATAGGAACTGGTTCTGGAATAATTTCTGTTATGTTAGCTCTTTTAATTAAAGACATTAAAATTATTGCCGTTGATATAAATGATGATGCAATTGCTTTAGCAAAACAGAATGCAAAAAAACATAAGGTAGAAGATAAAATCACTTTTGTAAAAAGTGACTTATATACTAATATTAGTGAAGATCAAGAGATTTATATGACAATTTCAAATCCTCCATATATTGCAAATAATTATAAGCTTCCAGCAAATGTAAAATATGAACCTAGGAATGCTCTTTTTGGAGGTGAGGTTGGAGATGAATTATTAAAAGAAATCATTGAACAAACTTCAAAAAGAGATATAAAGTATCTACTTTGTGAAATGGGATATGACCAAAAAAAACCTTTGGAAAACTATTTAAATAATTTTGAAATTAAAGACTACTCATTTTATCAAGATTATGAAAAGTTTGATAGAGGATTTACAATTGAATTTAAAAAAATATAA
- a CDS encoding aspartate kinase: MLKVLKFGGTSVGTLERIQNVANIIKNIKDEGHDVIAVVSAMSGETNKLLEFAGNFSKNPVANEIDMLLSSGERVTSALLSIALNEQGYKATSMSGREAGIVTDNAHMKARIESIDTTNMKNALNEGKIIIVAGFQGVAQDSNRVSTLGRGGSDLTAVAIAGAIDADVCEIYTDVDGIYTTDPRIEPKAKKLDRISYDEMLELASLGAKVLQNRSVEMAKKLNVNLVSRSSFTPEVEGTLITKEENIMEKPVVSGIALDKNQVRVGMYGVTDRPGIASSIFTALADANINVDMIVQTVGVDGKTDLDFTIPVTDLENCKEVMNKFKDDAENIDYNESICKVSIVGVGMKSHTGVASKAFTALASENINIRIISTSEIKISMIIEEKYAELAVRTLHDAYNLDK, encoded by the coding sequence ATGTTAAAAGTTCTAAAGTTTGGTGGCACAAGTGTAGGAACACTTGAAAGAATACAAAACGTAGCCAATATCATAAAAAATATAAAAGATGAAGGTCATGATGTTATTGCAGTTGTTTCTGCAATGAGTGGTGAAACTAACAAGTTATTAGAGTTTGCAGGTAATTTTTCAAAAAATCCTGTTGCAAATGAAATAGATATGCTTTTAAGTTCAGGAGAAAGAGTTACTTCAGCTTTACTTTCTATTGCTTTAAATGAGCAAGGATATAAAGCAACTTCTATGAGTGGTAGAGAAGCTGGAATTGTTACTGATAATGCTCATATGAAAGCTAGAATCGAATCAATTGATACAACAAATATGAAAAATGCATTAAATGAAGGAAAAATCATTATTGTTGCAGGTTTCCAAGGTGTTGCACAAGACTCAAATAGAGTTTCAACTTTAGGTAGAGGTGGTTCTGATTTAACAGCTGTTGCTATTGCTGGTGCTATTGATGCAGATGTATGTGAGATTTATACAGATGTTGATGGTATTTATACAACAGATCCAAGAATTGAACCTAAGGCTAAAAAACTAGATAGAATTTCTTATGATGAAATGTTAGAATTAGCCTCTTTAGGTGCAAAAGTATTACAAAACAGATCAGTAGAAATGGCGAAAAAATTAAATGTAAATTTAGTATCTAGAAGTAGCTTTACGCCAGAAGTTGAAGGTACATTAATAACTAAGGAAGAGAATATTATGGAAAAACCAGTTGTAAGTGGTATTGCATTAGATAAAAATCAAGTAAGAGTTGGAATGTATGGAGTTACAGATAGACCAGGAATTGCTTCATCTATTTTTACAGCTCTTGCAGACGCAAATATTAATGTAGATATGATTGTACAAACAGTTGGTGTTGATGGTAAAACTGACTTAGACTTTACTATTCCTGTAACTGATTTAGAAAACTGTAAAGAAGTTATGAATAAGTTTAAAGATGATGCAGAAAATATTGATTATAATGAATCAATTTGTAAAGTATCTATTGTAGGTGTAGGTATGAAATCTCACACAGGTGTTGCTTCAAAAGCTTTTACTGCTTTAGCTTCTGAAAATATTAATATTAGAATTATCTCAACTTCAGAGATTAAAATCTCTATGATTATTGAAGAAAAGTATGCAGAGTTAGCTGTTAGAACTTTACATGATGCATATAATTTGGATAAATAA
- the folP gene encoding dihydropteroate synthase: MILQKISICNAKKVYESLGCDKGGISILSKKSSLHTILIKNMHVGAANILKQDSLSIGADLAVPTGVITAKEKYVDGILIATTKQLEVLSRKELAQPFGLKEFAKNLKEFIPSKKYLTKIMGVLNANEDSFFQNSRFNEEDASFRINKMIEDGACIIDIGAVSSRPGSKAIPWEEELKRAKPIIDVIYKEKLFEKAKFSLDSYEPKVLEYALENGFSIVNDITGLANDEVCKVASKYNAQVVIMHMQKDPTIMQENPVYEDLIQEIDDFFKERIKKAKSFGIEDIVLDVGIGFGKTLEHNLKLIKNLEHFKHFGYELLMGASRKSMIDKIIETPTEQRLPGTLAIHLESINYGASIIRCHDVKEHYQAIKVQEAINTQEIL, encoded by the coding sequence ATGATATTACAAAAAATATCTATTTGTAATGCTAAAAAAGTATATGAATCTCTTGGTTGTGATAAAGGCGGTATTTCTATTTTATCAAAGAAATCATCTTTACATACAATCTTAATAAAAAATATGCATGTTGGCGCAGCAAATATCTTAAAACAAGATTCTCTTTCTATCGGAGCAGACTTAGCAGTTCCCACTGGTGTTATAACTGCAAAAGAAAAATATGTAGATGGAATATTAATTGCAACAACAAAACAGCTTGAAGTTTTAAGTAGAAAAGAGTTAGCTCAACCCTTTGGTTTAAAGGAGTTTGCAAAAAATTTAAAAGAGTTTATCCCTTCTAAAAAATATCTAACAAAAATAATGGGTGTTTTAAATGCAAATGAAGACTCTTTCTTTCAAAATAGCCGTTTTAATGAAGAAGATGCTAGTTTTAGAATAAATAAAATGATTGAAGATGGTGCTTGTATTATTGATATAGGTGCAGTTTCTAGTAGACCAGGAAGTAAAGCTATTCCTTGGGAAGAAGAATTAAAAAGAGCAAAACCTATTATTGATGTAATTTATAAAGAAAAGCTTTTTGAAAAAGCTAAATTTTCTTTAGACTCATATGAACCAAAAGTATTAGAGTATGCTTTAGAAAACGGTTTTTCCATAGTTAATGATATAACAGGTTTAGCAAATGATGAAGTTTGTAAAGTAGCTTCAAAATATAATGCACAAGTTGTAATTATGCATATGCAAAAAGATCCAACTATTATGCAGGAAAACCCTGTATATGAAGACTTAATCCAAGAAATTGATGATTTTTTTAAAGAAAGAATAAAAAAAGCAAAAAGTTTTGGAATTGAAGATATTGTTTTAGATGTTGGAATTGGTTTTGGAAAAACTTTAGAACATAACTTAAAACTGATAAAGAACCTAGAACATTTTAAACACTTTGGATATGAACTTTTAATGGGAGCTAGTAGGAAATCAATGATAGATAAAATTATAGAAACACCTACAGAGCAAAGACTTCCTGGAACTTTAGCAATACATTTAGAGTCTATAAATTATGGAGCTTCTATTATTAGATGCCATGATGTAAAAGAACATTATCAGGCAATTAAAGTTCAAGAAGCTATTAACACACAAGAGATCTTATAA
- the hemW gene encoding radical SAM family heme chaperone HemW, whose product MLLYLHIPFCDSKCHYCAFNSYTTKFNLKKDYMEALNKQLKHDLEKHCQNKKLETIFFGGGTPSTIKPKDYEETFKILEKYIDKNTEITSESNPNSATKEWLNEMKNFGINRISFGVQSFQENKLKELNRAHNAKSAITAIQNASCIGFDSINCDIIYGFKTDTLNNIKEDLAQAFSLPVTHLSAYSLTLEEGTKFFNKSEVKIDDEELSYKIFDFIEKNGFTQYEISNFAKDKSYQSKHNFGYWEHKEYLGVGAGAVGYVNNKRYYPNKDLDKYIKNPTSYEIEELSKEDIKVEKVLLGFRCILGVELSIFTEDELKRVKHLINEDKIYINDKKVFNKNFLLADEIALYILE is encoded by the coding sequence TTGCTTTTATACTTACATATACCTTTTTGCGACAGCAAGTGCCATTATTGTGCTTTCAATTCATATACAACTAAATTTAATCTAAAAAAAGATTACATGGAGGCTTTAAATAAGCAACTAAAACATGATTTAGAAAAACATTGTCAAAATAAAAAATTAGAAACTATCTTTTTTGGAGGAGGAACTCCTAGTACAATAAAACCAAAAGATTATGAAGAAACTTTTAAAATACTAGAAAAATACATTGATAAAAATACAGAAATAACAAGTGAATCAAATCCTAATTCTGCTACAAAAGAATGGCTTAATGAGATGAAAAATTTTGGAATAAATCGTATAAGTTTTGGAGTGCAAAGTTTTCAAGAAAATAAGTTAAAAGAATTAAATCGTGCACATAATGCTAAAAGTGCTATAACTGCTATACAAAATGCCTCTTGTATAGGTTTTGATAGTATTAACTGCGATATAATTTATGGTTTCAAAACTGATACATTAAATAATATAAAAGAAGATTTAGCACAAGCTTTTTCTTTGCCTGTTACTCACTTAAGTGCTTATTCTTTAACCTTAGAAGAGGGTACAAAATTTTTCAATAAAAGTGAAGTAAAAATTGATGATGAAGAGTTGTCTTATAAGATATTTGATTTTATAGAAAAGAATGGTTTTACTCAATATGAAATATCAAATTTTGCAAAAGATAAAAGTTATCAATCAAAACATAATTTTGGATATTGGGAACACAAAGAATATTTAGGAGTTGGAGCAGGAGCAGTTGGATATGTAAACAATAAAAGATATTATCCAAATAAGGATTTAGATAAATATATTAAAAATCCCACTTCTTATGAAATAGAAGAGCTATCAAAGGAAGATATAAAAGTTGAAAAAGTACTCTTAGGATTTAGATGTATTTTAGGAGTGGAACTTTCAATATTTACTGAAGATGAATTAAAAAGAGTAAAACACTTAATAAATGAAGATAAAATATATATAAATGATAAGAAAGTATTTAATAAAAACTTTCTTTTAGCAGATGAGATTGCTCTTTATATATTAGAGTAA
- a CDS encoding DNA polymerase III subunit delta' gives MIKEKIETAHILIVNDIDETLNALLPFYSKHNVRIIRNEEKEEFQLAQANATIKEAYISTNEKKYVFLCGKVFRNEAQNSLLKILEEPPTNIVFIIITNSKSTILPTIFSRMPHKILKSSSKKDDLALDVRKLDLKDVYEFLKQNQRIDKKEAISFVESLLLKINKEKIELTQSELEFFSKSIKLLSLNSRPINVLTTLLLTVTNRKYRG, from the coding sequence ATGATAAAGGAAAAAATTGAAACAGCTCATATCTTAATAGTTAATGATATAGATGAGACTCTTAATGCTTTATTGCCTTTTTATTCTAAACATAATGTAAGAATAATTAGAAATGAAGAGAAAGAGGAGTTTCAATTAGCTCAAGCAAATGCTACAATAAAAGAAGCATATATTTCAACAAATGAAAAGAAATATGTTTTTCTTTGTGGAAAAGTTTTTAGAAATGAAGCACAAAACTCTTTATTAAAAATATTAGAAGAACCCCCTACTAATATTGTTTTCATAATCATTACTAACTCTAAATCAACTATTTTACCAACAATCTTTTCAAGAATGCCACATAAAATTTTAAAAAGTAGTTCAAAAAAAGATGATTTGGCTTTAGATGTAAGAAAACTTGATTTAAAAGATGTTTATGAGTTTTTAAAACAGAATCAAAGAATTGATAAAAAAGAAGCTATATCTTTTGTTGAAAGTCTGCTTTTAAAAATAAATAAAGAAAAAATTGAACTTACACAAAGTGAGTTAGAATTTTTTTCTAAATCAATAAAATTATTAAGCTTAAACTCTAGACCAATAAATGTTTTAACTACCCTACTTTTAACAGTAACTAATAGAAAATATAGGGGTTAA
- a CDS encoding HobA family DNA replication regulator, with protein MQEFLNWTVDTIREDRLISPWLEEKKYEWVPLVSKSVTNILEKGRSVLVITDSDRDWFLKYVLTHINSQKKNRPFLPFYNFKSFYKDLDEVKTEDEINFIKDMLNISFPNGYCFWYIGRSQDARAILPKFSKNSFLWIFDEEIQDAFNLKNNDEALDMKLLQMFRLYDKTLSASLFAEINVEH; from the coding sequence GTGCAAGAATTTCTAAATTGGACAGTAGACACAATTAGAGAAGATAGGCTTATTTCTCCTTGGTTAGAAGAAAAAAAGTATGAATGGGTACCTTTAGTTTCTAAATCAGTTACTAATATTTTAGAAAAAGGTCGTTCTGTTTTAGTTATCACAGATAGTGATAGAGATTGGTTTTTAAAGTATGTATTAACACATATAAATTCTCAAAAGAAAAACAGACCTTTCTTACCTTTTTATAACTTTAAATCTTTTTATAAAGATTTGGATGAAGTAAAAACAGAAGATGAAATAAATTTCATAAAAGATATGCTTAATATATCTTTTCCAAATGGTTATTGTTTTTGGTATATTGGTAGAAGTCAAGATGCAAGAGCAATCTTACCAAAATTTTCAAAGAACTCTTTTCTTTGGATTTTTGATGAAGAGATTCAAGATGCATTTAATCTTAAAAATAATGATGAAGCTTTAGATATGAAACTTCTTCAAATGTTTAGGCTTTATGATAAAACATTAAGTGCTTCACTTTTTGCAGAGATTAACGTAGAACATTAA
- a CDS encoding RNA pyrophosphohydrolase: protein MTDKEMKDNKNKKNYRPNVAAIVLSAKYPEKCEIFIASRTDVENAWQFPQGGIDEGEKPNEALYRELEEEIGTRDVEIIAEYPKWVSYDFPPVIAKKMHPYDGQIQKYYLVKLKKGAKIDINTEIPEFSEYKFVPTENIYDYITFFKRTVYKQVLKYFKKEGFI, encoded by the coding sequence ATGACTGATAAAGAAATGAAAGATAATAAAAATAAAAAAAATTACAGACCTAATGTAGCAGCAATAGTATTATCAGCAAAATATCCCGAGAAGTGTGAAATTTTCATTGCTTCAAGAACAGACGTAGAAAATGCTTGGCAATTTCCACAAGGTGGAATTGATGAGGGTGAAAAACCTAATGAAGCACTATATAGAGAGCTTGAAGAAGAGATTGGCACAAGGGATGTTGAAATTATTGCAGAGTATCCAAAATGGGTAAGCTATGATTTTCCTCCTGTAATTGCTAAGAAGATGCACCCTTATGATGGTCAAATTCAAAAGTATTACTTAGTTAAGTTAAAAAAAGGTGCAAAAATAGATATAAACACTGAAATACCAGAGTTTAGTGAATATAAATTTGTTCCAACTGAGAATATTTATGATTATATAACATTCTTCAAAAGAACAGTGTATAAACAAGTGTTAAAATATTTTAAAAAAGAGGGTTTTATTTAA